ACGGAGGACAAAGGTTTGATGAGCTTTGGAGTCGTAACGGATTTCTTCAAAAACCTAATAAAAAAAATTAAGAAAAATGGAAATCATGACAGCTAATCTTACGGATGAGGTAAAGTTAAATACGATAGAGGAAGCTATTGAGGATATCAGAAATGGCAAGGTAATCATCGTTGTGGATGATGAAAACCGTGAGAACGAAGGTGATTTTTTAGCGGCAGCCGAATTGACAACCCCAGAGACCATAAACTTTATGGCCACACATGGTAGAGGCCTCATCTGTGCGCCATTGACCGAAGGCAGATGCGAGTATCTTGGTCTGCATCGTATGGTAAACAACAATACAGATCCTTTAGAAACCGCGTTTACCGTTTCCATTGATTTACGGGGGCAAGGGGTTACAACCGGTATCTCCGCATCCGATCGGGCTAAAACTGTGTGCGCCCTCACCGATGACAGCATCAAGTCCCATGATTTTGCAAGACCTGGACATATATTTCCTTTAGTTGCCAAGGAAGGGGGAGTACTGAGGAGGACCGGACATACGGAGGCGGCCATAGATTTTGCCCGCTTGGCGGGATTAAAACCTGCAGGGGTCATCGTTGAAATCATGAACGAAGATGGAAGTATGGCCAGACTCCCACAATTAATGGAAGTTGCCAAAAGGTTCGACTTAAAAATCGTTTCCATAGAGGATTTGGTAGCCTATAGAATGGAGCACGATAGCCTCATCCAAAAAGAACTTGATTTTCCAATTACCACAAGGTTTGGAGAATACAGGCTTAGGGCTTACAAACAAACTACCAATAATCACATTCATCTCGCCTTAACAAAAGGTTCCTGGGGCCTAGGGGATAAGGTGCTTACCAGAATCAATTCAACCTTGGTGAACAATGACATTCTTGGCACCCTTACCAATAACGTAGATTCACAATTGGAAAATATGTTCAACGCCATTGACCAAGAAGGAAAAGGCGCCATAGTTTTTATCAATCAGGATGTTGAGTCCATGAATATTTTAAACCGACTTTCAGAATTAAAGGAACTTCAGAAACAAGGAATTTACAAAGCGCCAAAAATAGAAATGGACGCCAAGGATTTTGGAATAGGCGCACAGATTCTTCATGATCTCGAAATTTCAAAACTGCGATTGCTCACAAACAGCCAACAGACCAAGAGAGTGGGTATGGTGGGCTATGGATTGGAAATAGTGGAGTATGTAAACTACTGAGCTAGCTTTTAAGAACGTCTCTAATAATGGTTGCCATTTTATTTGCCCTTTCTTGAACCTCCGTTTCGGCCCAGCTTAATTTGATCAGACAGGAAATGGTCCGCCCTATCCATGAGTCGGATACAGAGAAATTAGTTTTGGAATAATCAGGTAAGTTTTTTTGAACTTCTTCGGGTAATCTACCTAAGGAAGTTAAATTGATGAGATGCTCCCATTTTCTGTAATAATGCCAGTTATTGTCGTACCAATAAAAACAGGCGTCTACGCCCCCATCACCAAATGCCAGGTGCGCTTTTCTGGTAATGTCTTCCGTCGGTAGGAAAAAATTCAAAAAAGAATAATTCTGAACGCCCCCCATAGGAATCCTCCTAAACGTAACCCCATCAATATTTTTAAGGGCTTCAAAAATAATGTTATAATTTTTTTCCTGTATACCCACAAATTCATCAAGACGTGCAATCTGGGCACAACCTACAGCCGCGTTCAGTTCAGAGATTCGGTAGTTATACCCCAAAAAAGGATGGGATTCCGCACCTCTATTGGAGCCCACGTGATCATGTCCGTGATCTGAATAATGGTCGGCATTTTTATAAAAATCGGGATTGTTGGTAATCATTGCACCTCCTTCCCCGCAGGTAATTGTTTTTACATAATCGAAAGAAAAGCAACCTAAATCCCCGTAACTTCCCAAGGGTTTGCCTTCAAAACTTCCCCCAATAGCTTGGCAAGCGTCTTCCAATAATATCAAGTTATGAATATCACAGAGGGTCTTTAACGCATTTAAATCAGCCATGGAGCCGCACATATGCACAGGCATGACTACTCTGGTTTTTGGAGTGATGGCATTTTCCACGGCCAATGGGCTAAGAGTCAACGTATCGTCAACATCGACCAATATGGGTACTGCACCAATAGCAAGTACCGACTCAAAACTGGCAACAAATGTAAATGTGGGCAGAATAACCTCATCCCCTGCCCCAACACCTGCACTTGCCAAGGCTACCGTTAGGGCAGCGGTACCACTACTAACTACCTGGGCATGTTTGACCTGCATTCTATGGCACAAAGCTGCTTCCAACTCTTTGGCCTTCCAATGTCCATTGCGGGGGCCATCAAATCCATAACGCATCAAGACCCCAGTTTCCAAGACGTCTTGTACATTTTGTTTTTCCTTTTCCCCAAATAGTTCAAAACCGGGCATAGTAAATATTTAAATTGAGAAGATACTTATTTTCCTTTGGATGTAAAGCGACGATAAATTTCCAGTTTGTCCTCATTGGTAAACTCGTGTTCCTTGAACCAATCATGGGCCGCAATTTTTTCATTCTCGATCTGGGCCTTTCTAATAGCGTCCAAAGATACCAAATGCCAGTGGGCACCCTTTTTTCTGGATTCGGAATAGCCAATATCCTCCGTAATATATGAAGTCTTTGGCTGGTTTATTAACCGGACACCATTTTTTAATATCGCCAAGGTCTTGGTCAAGGCAACAACCTCAGAAAATGAGTAACGCACAAAATCGGTAAATCCATTTTGCTTTGTATTGTACACCTTATCGCCCACTTTTAACTTTTCCATGCGTTTAAAGTTTGCAAAAATACTTGTTGAAAGTAGTTTTCACCTAGGAATACCTGTTCGAATTATCAACATTGTTCAATTCTGCAGTCCACCTCCTTTCTTAAATTTAGACTGATTCCATTTAATATATTGGTATTCATATTTTTAAAGTCTTTCATTAACTTTGATCCTGGTGAACAAAATATTTTCCATAGTACTTTCCTTTGTAATTCTATTACAAAGTGTTGGACTCCATTCGGACGATTTAGCCCAAATTGATGAGTTCATTGAACACGCCAAATTTCATAGTGAACAATATGGCGACAATGTCTTGGTCTTTATCTCAAAACATTATGGTGAATTGAAAGCGGCACACGAAAGGGAGCATCAGGAAGAAAAGAAAGATCATGAAAAATTACCTTTTCAGCATCATTGTCACTTAAGTTCCATTGTAGCCTATACTAACAATCCATTAGATTCCGAATTGGAAAGTCCTATAATCACAGAATTTAAAGCTGCACATTTCTTTTACCAAGCACCTTTTTCATCTTCTCATACAAAAGGGTTGCTCCAGCCGCCCCGGCACTCATAAGATTAATCAAGTTAAACGCTAATTCCGGATTACAGGATTCGGACAATTTCAATGTTGATTATTTTATGACATATGCTTTCACATATTATTAATTTCAGTATAAAGAACAAGTTTATAGTCCTACTATTTACATGTTTTATCATAGGTTTTGGAATTTATTCCCTTTCAAAAATTCCCATAGGTGCCGTTCCTGATGTAACAAATAACCAAGTTCAGGTCATTACGACCTCAAGAAATCTTTCCACCCAGGATATTGAACAATTTATTACCTATCCCGTGGAGTTGGAAATGGCCAATTTACCCGGTGTAAAGGAAATAAGGTCCGTTTCAAAATTTGGGCTTTCCGTGGTTACCATCGTTTTTGAGGATGACATGGGCACTTATTTGCCAAGACAGTTAATTGCCGAAAAAATAAAATCGGCCTCGGAAAAAATTCCCTCCAATTTTGGTTCTCCAGAAATGGGCCCCATTACTACGGGATTGGGTGAAATATACCAGTATATTCTTGATGTTAAGCCAGAATATAAAGACCAATATA
Above is a window of Maribacter algicola DNA encoding:
- a CDS encoding pyruvate kinase — its product is MEKLKVGDKVYNTKQNGFTDFVRYSFSEVVALTKTLAILKNGVRLINQPKTSYITEDIGYSESRKKGAHWHLVSLDAIRKAQIENEKIAAHDWFKEHEFTNEDKLEIYRRFTSKGK
- the ribB gene encoding 3,4-dihydroxy-2-butanone-4-phosphate synthase — encoded protein: MTANLTDEVKLNTIEEAIEDIRNGKVIIVVDDENRENEGDFLAAAELTTPETINFMATHGRGLICAPLTEGRCEYLGLHRMVNNNTDPLETAFTVSIDLRGQGVTTGISASDRAKTVCALTDDSIKSHDFARPGHIFPLVAKEGGVLRRTGHTEAAIDFARLAGLKPAGVIVEIMNEDGSMARLPQLMEVAKRFDLKIVSIEDLVAYRMEHDSLIQKELDFPITTRFGEYRLRAYKQTTNNHIHLALTKGSWGLGDKVLTRINSTLVNNDILGTLTNNVDSQLENMFNAIDQEGKGAIVFINQDVESMNILNRLSELKELQKQGIYKAPKIEMDAKDFGIGAQILHDLEISKLRLLTNSQQTKRVGMVGYGLEIVEYVNY
- a CDS encoding DegT/DnrJ/EryC1/StrS family aminotransferase; the encoded protein is MPGFELFGEKEKQNVQDVLETGVLMRYGFDGPRNGHWKAKELEAALCHRMQVKHAQVVSSGTAALTVALASAGVGAGDEVILPTFTFVASFESVLAIGAVPILVDVDDTLTLSPLAVENAITPKTRVVMPVHMCGSMADLNALKTLCDIHNLILLEDACQAIGGSFEGKPLGSYGDLGCFSFDYVKTITCGEGGAMITNNPDFYKNADHYSDHGHDHVGSNRGAESHPFLGYNYRISELNAAVGCAQIARLDEFVGIQEKNYNIIFEALKNIDGVTFRRIPMGGVQNYSFLNFFLPTEDITRKAHLAFGDGGVDACFYWYDNNWHYYRKWEHLINLTSLGRLPEEVQKNLPDYSKTNFSVSDSWIGRTISCLIKLSWAETEVQERANKMATIIRDVLKS